From the Pseudomonas putida genome, one window contains:
- a CDS encoding carboxyl transferase domain-containing protein yields the protein MSTLTTQLNTRSPDYIANRDSILSQVEGLRTLLAHINQGGGVKAQERHLSRGKLLPRDRIDALLDPGSPFLEIGQLAAHEVYGEDVPAAGVIAGIGRVEGVECMVIANDATVKGGSYYPLTVKKHLRAQTIAQQNRLPCIYLVDSGGANLPRQDEVFPDKEHFGRIFFNQANMSAQGIPQIAVVLGSCTAGGAYVPAMSDETIMVRNQATIFLAGPPLVKAATGEVVTAEDLGGADVHCKTSGVADHYAENDTHALALARRCVANLNWRKLGQLERLQPVAPRYSPEELYGVVPVDPKQPFDVREVIARIVDGSQLDEFKALFGNTLVCGFARINGYPVAILANNGILFPEAAQKGAHFIELACQRGIPLVFLQNITGFMVGQKYEAAGIAKHGAKLVTAVSCAQVPKFTVIIGGSFGAGNYGMCGRAYDPRFLWMWPNAKIGVMGAQQAAGVLVQVKQEQARRSGHEFSSEDEARLKQPLIEQYEHQAHAYYSSARLWDDGVIDPAQTREVLALALSASLNAPIEPTRFGVFRM from the coding sequence ATGAGCACGCTCACTACACAACTGAACACCCGTTCACCTGATTACATCGCGAACCGTGATTCCATCCTGTCTCAAGTAGAAGGTTTGCGTACGCTGCTGGCTCATATCAACCAAGGCGGTGGTGTGAAGGCTCAGGAGCGTCATCTCTCACGAGGAAAACTGCTACCCCGTGATCGGATCGATGCGCTCCTGGATCCAGGCTCCCCTTTTCTGGAGATCGGGCAGCTCGCTGCTCACGAGGTCTACGGTGAAGACGTCCCGGCAGCGGGCGTGATTGCGGGCATTGGCCGCGTTGAGGGCGTTGAATGCATGGTCATCGCCAACGATGCGACGGTGAAAGGGGGGAGCTACTACCCACTGACGGTCAAAAAGCATCTGCGTGCACAGACCATTGCTCAGCAAAATCGCCTGCCTTGCATTTATCTGGTCGACTCTGGCGGCGCCAACCTTCCTCGGCAGGATGAAGTTTTTCCGGACAAAGAACACTTCGGTCGCATCTTCTTTAACCAAGCGAACATGAGCGCTCAGGGCATCCCTCAGATTGCTGTTGTACTGGGGTCATGCACGGCTGGTGGTGCCTACGTCCCTGCGATGAGCGACGAAACCATCATGGTTCGCAACCAGGCGACAATTTTCCTCGCTGGCCCTCCTTTGGTGAAGGCTGCCACAGGGGAAGTCGTGACTGCAGAGGATCTTGGAGGGGCGGATGTGCATTGCAAAACCTCCGGTGTCGCTGACCACTATGCTGAAAATGATACTCATGCCTTGGCACTCGCTCGGCGCTGCGTAGCCAACCTTAATTGGCGCAAGCTCGGTCAGTTGGAACGTCTACAGCCAGTCGCTCCACGTTACTCACCTGAAGAGCTCTACGGCGTTGTCCCCGTTGATCCCAAGCAGCCCTTTGACGTACGCGAAGTGATCGCGCGAATCGTTGACGGCTCTCAGCTCGATGAGTTCAAAGCACTATTCGGCAACACGTTGGTTTGCGGCTTTGCTCGCATCAATGGTTACCCGGTGGCCATTCTCGCCAACAATGGAATCCTGTTCCCGGAAGCCGCCCAAAAGGGTGCTCATTTTATCGAGTTGGCTTGTCAGCGCGGTATTCCCCTGGTGTTCCTGCAAAACATCACCGGCTTTATGGTTGGGCAGAAATATGAAGCTGCTGGTATCGCCAAGCACGGTGCGAAGCTGGTTACAGCGGTCTCCTGTGCACAGGTACCCAAATTCACGGTGATCATTGGTGGCAGCTTTGGCGCTGGCAACTATGGCATGTGTGGGCGTGCATACGATCCCCGCTTTCTCTGGATGTGGCCTAACGCGAAGATTGGCGTCATGGGGGCGCAGCAGGCAGCAGGCGTGTTGGTACAAGTCAAACAGGAGCAGGCACGTCGCTCGGGCCATGAGTTCTCTAGCGAAGACGAAGCGCGCCTGAAGCAACCCCTCATTGAACAATATGAACATCAGGCCCATGCCTACTACTCAAGTGCTCGTCTTTGGGATGACGGAGTAATCGATCCCGCGCAGACGCGTGAAGTCTTGGCCCTGGCGCTTTCTGCCAGTTTGAATGCTCCCATTGAGCCAACCCGTTTCGGGGTTTTCCGGATGTAA
- a CDS encoding alpha/beta hydrolase, with translation MKSLFVAFALMACSLTAGAADMSHGANNFYKSEQVSLERVSFKNQFQMNTVGNLFVPKNMNPNTRYPAIIVGHPMGAVKEQSSNLYAQKLAEQGFITFAIDLSFWGESEGRPRNLVSPDIYAEDFSAAVDYLGAQGFVDRNRIGVLGICGSGSFAISAAKIDPRMKAIATVSMYDMGAANRNGLKHGVTVEQRKQAIAEAAAQRDVEFSGGETKYTSGTVDQLTDSSNAIEREFYDFYRTPRGEFTPKGSSPLLTTHPTLTSNVRFMNFYPFNDIETISPRPMLFIAGEDAHSREFSEEAYRLAGEPKELVIVPGAGHVDLYDRVELIPFSKLTTFFRENLK, from the coding sequence ATGAAATCTTTGTTCGTAGCGTTTGCCTTGATGGCCTGTTCACTCACTGCGGGAGCCGCTGACATGTCCCATGGGGCCAACAATTTCTACAAGAGTGAACAGGTTTCACTCGAACGGGTTTCCTTCAAAAACCAGTTTCAGATGAACACGGTCGGCAACCTGTTCGTTCCCAAAAACATGAACCCCAACACTCGATACCCCGCCATCATCGTCGGCCACCCCATGGGAGCGGTCAAAGAGCAAAGCTCGAATCTCTACGCGCAGAAGCTGGCGGAGCAGGGCTTTATCACCTTTGCCATTGATCTGTCGTTCTGGGGTGAAAGCGAGGGCCGCCCTCGTAACCTGGTATCGCCGGACATCTATGCCGAAGACTTCAGTGCAGCGGTCGACTATCTCGGTGCCCAAGGTTTTGTTGATCGCAACCGTATTGGCGTGCTGGGTATCTGCGGCAGCGGCAGTTTTGCCATCAGTGCGGCGAAAATCGATCCACGCATGAAAGCGATTGCCACAGTCAGCATGTACGACATGGGCGCCGCGAATCGCAATGGGCTCAAGCATGGTGTCACAGTCGAGCAGCGCAAGCAGGCTATCGCCGAAGCGGCTGCCCAGCGTGATGTCGAGTTTTCAGGTGGTGAAACCAAATACACCAGTGGCACGGTTGATCAGTTGACAGATAGCTCCAATGCCATCGAGCGGGAGTTTTACGACTTCTACCGCACACCACGTGGTGAGTTCACTCCCAAAGGGTCGTCGCCGCTTCTGACCACGCACCCCACGCTGACCAGCAATGTCAGGTTCATGAACTTCTATCCGTTCAATGACATCGAGACGATCTCGCCACGCCCCATGCTGTTCATCGCCGGGGAAGACGCTCATTCCCGTGAGTTCAGCGAAGAGGCCTATCGCCTTGCCGGTGAACCCAAGGAACTGGTGATCGTCCCAGGTGCTGGCCATGTGGATCTGTACGACCGCGTCGAGCTGATCCCCTTTAGCAAGCTGACGACTTTCTTCCGCGAAAACCTCAAGTAG
- a CDS encoding acetyl-CoA carboxylase biotin carboxylase subunit: MKKRTISTVLIANRGEIACRIIRTAKSLGLTTIAVHSEIDQRARHVREADVAVNLGGAKPSDSYLLMDKIIEAALAKGAQAVHPGYGFLSENATFARRLEEAGLIFLGPPASAIDAMGSKSAAKALMEKAGVPLVPGYHGEAQDAQTFRDAAERIGYPVLLKATAGGGGKGMKVVECESELADALSSAQREAQSAFGDSRMLVEKYVLKPRHVEIQVFADQHGNCLYLHERDCSIQRRHQKVVEEAPAPGLSPELRRAMGESAVRAAQAIGYEGAGTVEFLLDERGEFFFMEMNTRLQVEHPVTEAITGLDLVAWQIRVARGEALPITQEQVPLHGHAIEVRLYAEDPEGGFLPASGHLELYREPATGDGRRVDSGVEEGDEVSPFYDPMVAKLIAWGENREEARQRLLAMLQETLVGGFKTNLAFLQRILAHEAFAAEDLDTGFIERYQADLLPKAVELPEVFWQRAALALMATDPVHVRSDDPDSPWQAGTSWRSGLAATDKVQLVVDGTRRTVEVARGGGQPRSLPVVRKGRTAYVRWGVEWHSVSRFDPIAEADVSTGHQGGLTAPMNGSIVRVLVELGQQVEAGTPLVVLEAMKMEHTIRAPEGGMVTAVYCQEGELLSEGTVLVDLEHAL, translated from the coding sequence ATGAAAAAAAGAACAATCTCCACTGTCCTCATTGCTAACCGTGGTGAGATCGCCTGCCGAATCATCCGTACGGCCAAGTCGCTTGGCCTGACCACTATTGCCGTTCACAGTGAAATTGATCAGCGCGCCCGCCATGTGCGAGAGGCCGACGTTGCCGTCAATCTGGGAGGGGCTAAACCTAGCGATAGCTACCTGCTGATGGACAAGATCATTGAGGCGGCGCTCGCGAAGGGTGCGCAAGCTGTCCACCCTGGGTATGGCTTCCTCTCGGAGAACGCCACATTTGCGCGCAGGCTGGAAGAGGCCGGCCTCATCTTCCTTGGCCCCCCGGCTAGCGCGATAGATGCTATGGGTAGCAAATCTGCTGCGAAGGCTTTGATGGAAAAAGCCGGGGTTCCCCTTGTACCTGGTTATCATGGTGAGGCTCAGGATGCGCAGACTTTCCGTGACGCTGCTGAGCGCATTGGCTATCCAGTTCTCCTGAAGGCAACCGCTGGTGGCGGTGGTAAGGGCATGAAGGTGGTTGAGTGTGAGAGTGAGCTTGCCGATGCCTTGTCTTCCGCTCAGCGTGAGGCCCAATCCGCATTTGGTGATTCCCGAATGCTGGTTGAGAAATATGTATTGAAGCCTCGGCATGTGGAGATCCAAGTCTTCGCAGACCAGCACGGTAACTGCCTCTATCTCCATGAGCGCGACTGCTCCATCCAGCGCCGGCACCAGAAGGTTGTTGAAGAAGCTCCAGCTCCGGGTCTGTCACCAGAGCTTCGTAGAGCGATGGGTGAGTCGGCTGTTCGAGCTGCCCAGGCTATCGGTTATGAGGGTGCCGGGACAGTTGAGTTTCTCCTCGATGAACGGGGTGAGTTCTTCTTCATGGAGATGAACACACGCTTACAGGTGGAGCATCCTGTGACTGAAGCCATCACCGGGCTCGATCTGGTGGCTTGGCAGATTCGTGTCGCGCGTGGCGAAGCACTCCCCATCACCCAGGAGCAAGTTCCTCTGCATGGCCATGCCATTGAGGTACGTCTTTATGCAGAAGACCCTGAGGGTGGATTTCTGCCCGCCAGTGGCCATCTCGAACTGTATCGCGAACCAGCAACTGGTGATGGGCGCCGCGTCGACAGCGGTGTTGAGGAGGGGGATGAAGTATCGCCTTTCTACGATCCAATGGTCGCCAAGCTGATCGCGTGGGGAGAAAACCGGGAGGAGGCACGCCAGCGACTGTTGGCAATGCTTCAGGAAACGCTTGTCGGGGGCTTCAAAACCAACCTGGCATTCTTGCAGCGCATACTCGCCCATGAGGCCTTTGCGGCTGAAGACCTGGACACTGGTTTTATCGAGCGCTATCAGGCGGATCTGTTACCTAAAGCGGTAGAGTTGCCAGAAGTGTTCTGGCAGCGCGCTGCATTAGCCTTGATGGCAACAGACCCTGTGCACGTCCGGAGTGATGACCCTGATTCTCCATGGCAGGCGGGTACGTCCTGGCGTTCGGGCCTGGCAGCTACTGATAAGGTGCAGCTGGTCGTCGATGGAACTAGGCGTACCGTTGAAGTAGCGCGTGGTGGCGGTCAGCCTCGCTCTTTGCCAGTTGTTCGCAAGGGGCGCACCGCCTACGTGCGCTGGGGCGTGGAGTGGCATTCCGTCAGCCGTTTTGACCCGATCGCCGAAGCTGATGTGTCCACCGGGCATCAAGGTGGGCTGACGGCGCCAATGAACGGCAGCATTGTTCGTGTGCTGGTTGAACTTGGCCAGCAAGTAGAAGCTGGCACGCCCCTCGTGGTTTTGGAAGCCATGAAAATGGAGCACACCATTAGAGCTCCCGAAGGTGGCATGGTCACGGCGGTTTATTGCCAGGAAGGTGAGCTGCTCAGCGAGGGTACGGTTCTTGTCGACTTGGAGCACGCTTTATGA
- a CDS encoding TetR/AcrR family transcriptional regulator translates to MSAICEHESTTFDLIREAACTLFCQSGYKGMGMRRLAAAVGIQVGSLYNHIESKQALLYELISEYEMHLLHVFKSKNLNHCKTAVQMNSLLWDRVSSYVAHNGHLAQLSRNEIQHLSPVQAESINGIRFHRKRQLQVLLNQCAGDVGLSSEGLEMLSEELHILLDCHIGLDANVIEDPNGIVRRQLRNMASMLLVRRD, encoded by the coding sequence GTGAGTGCTATCTGTGAGCATGAGAGCACAACATTTGACCTCATCCGCGAAGCTGCCTGCACATTGTTTTGCCAATCTGGTTACAAAGGCATGGGTATGCGGCGGTTGGCTGCTGCGGTTGGAATTCAAGTTGGATCGCTTTATAACCACATTGAGAGCAAGCAAGCGTTACTTTATGAGCTGATAAGCGAGTACGAAATGCACCTTCTGCATGTTTTCAAAAGCAAAAACCTTAACCATTGCAAGACCGCTGTGCAGATGAATTCACTGCTGTGGGACAGAGTGTCATCCTACGTAGCTCACAATGGTCACTTAGCTCAGCTATCCCGAAATGAAATTCAGCACTTGAGCCCGGTGCAGGCAGAGTCAATAAACGGTATCCGCTTTCATCGTAAGCGTCAGCTCCAAGTGCTGCTCAACCAGTGTGCAGGGGATGTTGGGCTGAGTTCTGAAGGGCTGGAGATGCTTTCAGAAGAGCTTCATATATTACTGGACTGCCACATTGGCTTGGATGCCAACGTGATAGAGGATCCAAATGGCATTGTCCGTCGACAGTTGCGCAATATGGCTTCCATGCTACTGGTGAGGCGAGACTAG
- a CDS encoding MFS transporter, producing the protein MSSPAISLQHSSRQVWSAVLAMSLCAFALVASEFLPVSLLTPIASDLSLTEGQAGQAISISGFFAVITSLLLATMTQGIDRKPVLLATTALMLVSGGMVAFAPNYLTLMVGRAVLGIAIGGYWSMSTAVMMRIAPEELVPKAIAVMQGGTALATAIAAPVGSYLGGMIGWRGAFFCVVPLAALALIWQAFTLPAMPSERTQVSATGSLRLLGNSKVALGMAAVAFLFMGQFTLFTYLRPFLETVTHVDVPTLSLLLLIIGAAGLMGTLLVGSFVSRNLNRLLVGIPLIMTAIAFAVISVGSWVVPVAALLGLWGLVATCAPVGWFTWLARALPNNAEAGGGLMVAIIQLAITVGATAGGVLYDGIGYQATFIASGAFLLIATGLSVVTSRR; encoded by the coding sequence ATGAGCAGCCCGGCAATATCCCTTCAACACTCAAGTCGTCAGGTCTGGAGCGCTGTTCTGGCGATGTCACTCTGCGCATTCGCTTTAGTGGCGTCTGAATTCCTCCCGGTGAGCTTGCTCACGCCGATTGCATCCGATTTGTCTCTGACAGAGGGCCAGGCCGGGCAGGCCATTTCCATCTCGGGATTCTTTGCTGTGATTACCAGCCTGTTGCTGGCCACCATGACTCAGGGGATCGACCGCAAGCCTGTCCTGCTGGCCACAACGGCGCTCATGCTGGTTTCGGGTGGTATGGTGGCCTTTGCTCCGAACTACCTCACCTTGATGGTAGGGCGCGCCGTGCTTGGGATTGCCATTGGTGGTTATTGGTCGATGTCCACTGCAGTGATGATGCGCATCGCACCTGAGGAGCTTGTTCCAAAGGCCATTGCCGTTATGCAGGGCGGTACAGCGTTGGCCACGGCAATCGCAGCGCCAGTTGGAAGCTACCTGGGCGGCATGATTGGCTGGAGAGGGGCTTTTTTTTGCGTCGTGCCATTGGCCGCGTTGGCGTTGATCTGGCAAGCATTCACACTGCCGGCAATGCCGAGTGAGCGGACTCAAGTATCGGCGACCGGCTCGTTGCGCTTGCTTGGGAACAGCAAGGTCGCCCTCGGCATGGCCGCAGTAGCGTTTCTCTTCATGGGGCAGTTCACACTCTTTACGTATCTGCGGCCTTTCCTGGAGACGGTCACGCATGTCGATGTGCCCACGCTCTCGCTCTTGCTCTTGATCATCGGTGCGGCGGGATTGATGGGCACCTTGTTGGTCGGCTCTTTCGTTAGCCGAAACCTGAACCGGCTTCTGGTGGGGATACCTTTGATCATGACCGCTATCGCATTTGCCGTCATCTCGGTTGGTAGCTGGGTCGTTCCAGTGGCTGCACTACTGGGGCTGTGGGGGCTCGTTGCAACTTGCGCGCCTGTGGGGTGGTTTACCTGGTTGGCCAGAGCACTTCCTAACAATGCAGAAGCCGGGGGTGGACTGATGGTGGCGATTATTCAGTTGGCAATCACTGTCGGTGCAACTGCAGGCGGGGTTCTGTATGACGGAATCGGTTATCAGGCCACCTTCATTGCTAGTGGCGCGTTTTTGCTCATCGCAACTGGGCTGAGTGTTGTCACAAGTCGAAGATAG
- a CDS encoding histone-like nucleoid-structuring protein, MvaT/MvaU family, whose amino-acid sequence MSRLAEFRKLEQTLAAQLAELEAMKGSSELQAEIEFETKLRDLLNKYGFSLRDIINILDPQANRRAAAPAAAEKAPRRARQVKQYKNPHNGEIIETRGGNHKLLKEWKAEYGSDVVEGWLAQ is encoded by the coding sequence ATGTCCCGTCTTGCAGAATTCCGTAAACTCGAGCAAACATTGGCCGCACAGCTGGCCGAACTGGAAGCCATGAAAGGCTCTTCCGAGCTGCAAGCGGAAATCGAATTTGAGACCAAATTGCGTGACCTGCTGAACAAATATGGTTTCAGCCTGCGCGACATCATCAACATCCTGGATCCTCAAGCGAACCGTCGTGCAGCCGCCCCAGCAGCAGCTGAAAAGGCCCCGCGTCGTGCGCGCCAGGTCAAGCAGTATAAGAATCCGCATAACGGCGAGATCATCGAAACCAGAGGCGGCAACCACAAGCTGCTTAAGGAATGGAAAGCCGAGTACGGCTCCGATGTGGTGGAAGGCTGGCTCGCGCAGTAA
- a CDS encoding hydroxymethylglutaryl-CoA lyase, translated as MSLPLRVRIVEVGPRDGLQNEHHRVEVDQKILLVNALSAAGLQYIEVGSFVSPKWVPQMAGSAEVMAGVERKPGVTYAVLTPNLRGFEDALAVGAQEVAVFAAASESFSQRNINCSISESLARFVPVIQAARQNGIRVRGYVSCVLGCPYDGTVHPEQVMAVARELRDMGCYEISLGDTIGVGTAKATRTLIDVVSKQVPREYLAGHFHDTYGQALTNLYASLQEGVAVFDSSVAGLGGCPYAKGASGNVATEDVVYLLNGLGIETGVNLNMVAEAGHAISQSLGRRSSSKVAAAISARS; from the coding sequence ATGAGCCTGCCCTTGCGTGTGCGCATTGTTGAAGTCGGCCCACGAGATGGTCTGCAGAACGAGCATCATCGTGTCGAGGTCGACCAGAAGATCCTGCTAGTCAATGCACTGTCAGCCGCTGGCCTTCAGTACATTGAAGTCGGCAGTTTTGTCTCGCCCAAATGGGTGCCGCAGATGGCGGGCAGCGCTGAGGTAATGGCAGGGGTGGAACGAAAGCCTGGTGTGACGTACGCCGTGCTGACGCCAAACCTGCGGGGCTTTGAAGATGCTCTTGCTGTCGGTGCTCAAGAGGTTGCAGTTTTTGCAGCCGCGTCGGAGTCCTTCTCGCAGCGAAACATCAACTGCTCGATTTCCGAAAGCCTTGCTCGGTTCGTTCCCGTCATCCAAGCCGCTCGGCAGAACGGCATTCGCGTGCGTGGCTATGTGTCGTGTGTCCTGGGATGCCCTTATGACGGTACGGTGCATCCTGAGCAAGTGATGGCAGTGGCACGAGAGCTGCGCGATATGGGGTGTTACGAGATCTCGCTTGGAGACACCATCGGCGTTGGTACGGCGAAAGCGACCCGAACTCTCATAGACGTTGTCAGCAAGCAGGTGCCACGTGAATATCTGGCCGGGCATTTTCACGATACCTACGGTCAGGCTCTGACGAACCTCTATGCCAGCCTTCAGGAAGGTGTTGCAGTCTTTGACAGCTCGGTGGCCGGCTTAGGTGGCTGTCCGTATGCAAAAGGTGCATCCGGCAACGTTGCTACCGAGGATGTGGTTTATTTGCTCAACGGCCTTGGCATTGAGACAGGCGTAAATTTGAACATGGTGGCAGAAGCAGGGCATGCGATATCCCAAAGCTTAGGCCGCAGGTCGAGTTCCAAAGTTGCTGCAGCAATTTCTGCAAGGAGCTAG
- a CDS encoding enoyl-CoA hydratase-related protein — translation MTHYSTVELEVTLNNVATVWLNRPDKNNAFNAQMIGELISVFRELRDDPSVRFMVLRGRGKHFSAGADLAWMQASAALDYQENLKDAHELGELMSLLHHLPFPTLAVVHGGAFGGAVGLASCCDIAVGTHDAIFSLSEVRIGLVPAVISPYVVKAIGQRATRRYALTAERFSGDCAQKIGLLAETYQSDELDRAVEQLTDALLLNSPQAMRVAKSLLERVGNGVLSPELRQCTEETIATVRVSSEGQEGLNAFLQKRKPSWV, via the coding sequence ATGACCCATTACAGCACTGTTGAGCTTGAAGTCACCTTGAACAACGTAGCAACTGTCTGGTTGAACCGCCCAGATAAAAACAATGCTTTTAACGCCCAGATGATCGGTGAGCTGATTTCTGTGTTCCGAGAATTACGTGATGATCCATCAGTCCGGTTCATGGTGCTGCGGGGGCGTGGCAAACACTTCAGTGCCGGCGCTGACTTAGCCTGGATGCAGGCTTCAGCTGCGTTGGATTATCAGGAAAACCTGAAAGATGCCCATGAACTTGGTGAACTGATGAGTCTGCTTCACCATTTGCCATTTCCTACCTTGGCTGTTGTGCATGGTGGTGCATTCGGTGGAGCTGTCGGACTGGCTTCTTGTTGCGACATCGCAGTCGGCACCCATGATGCAATTTTCAGTCTTTCCGAGGTGCGCATCGGGCTAGTGCCGGCAGTGATCAGCCCTTACGTGGTCAAGGCTATTGGTCAACGGGCTACCCGCCGCTATGCCCTCACTGCGGAGCGTTTCAGTGGTGACTGTGCCCAGAAAATCGGACTGCTAGCAGAAACATATCAATCTGATGAATTGGATAGAGCGGTTGAACAACTGACCGACGCGCTTTTGCTGAATAGCCCCCAGGCCATGCGTGTCGCCAAGTCACTACTTGAGCGGGTCGGCAACGGCGTCCTCAGCCCTGAGTTGCGCCAATGCACAGAAGAAACCATCGCCACTGTGCGCGTCAGCAGTGAGGGTCAGGAGGGGCTTAATGCGTTCCTTCAGAAGCGAAAGCCCTCGTGGGTTTGA
- a CDS encoding AraC family transcriptional regulator N-terminal domain-containing protein codes for MAITAPESSSTHPMATLCRVIGSYAPTAGDFSTDIADLSVYRRIAPALPITCIVEPSIVLVVQGAKEMVIGSDVFPYDTTRFLVTSLSIPANSAVTVASDAAPCLGLVFKLDLRTLAELIAQDGRLPVSGQSFHTSAGVGELSPKLLESFARLIQLLEEPEAIPVLWPLIQREIHYRLLLSDQAPLLRYIASVGSKGHRIAKAIDWMKLNYAAPLRVEELASQVQMGLSTFHQHFRQLTAMSPLQYQKWLRLNEAKRLMLNEHMDAATAAFRVGYESPSQFSREYGRQFGTPPKRDIAELRLSAEKSAATTPGML; via the coding sequence ATGGCCATCACTGCACCAGAGAGCTCAAGCACGCACCCAATGGCCACGCTATGTAGGGTCATCGGCTCCTACGCGCCTACTGCTGGAGATTTCTCGACAGACATTGCAGACCTGAGTGTCTACCGGCGCATCGCTCCAGCCCTACCGATCACCTGCATCGTCGAGCCGAGCATCGTGCTAGTCGTGCAGGGCGCCAAGGAAATGGTCATTGGCAGCGACGTTTTTCCCTACGACACCACCCGTTTCCTGGTCACCTCACTGAGCATCCCCGCCAACTCGGCGGTGACGGTGGCCAGCGATGCCGCTCCATGTCTCGGCTTGGTGTTCAAGCTGGACTTGCGCACGCTGGCCGAACTGATCGCGCAAGATGGTCGTCTTCCCGTAAGCGGACAGTCCTTTCACACCAGTGCTGGGGTTGGTGAACTGAGTCCAAAATTGTTGGAGAGCTTCGCCCGCCTGATCCAGCTACTAGAAGAGCCGGAGGCGATTCCCGTTCTCTGGCCGCTGATTCAGCGAGAGATCCACTATCGGTTGCTGTTGAGCGACCAGGCACCTCTGTTGCGCTATATCGCCTCCGTAGGTAGCAAGGGGCATCGAATTGCCAAGGCTATCGACTGGATGAAGTTGAATTACGCCGCGCCGTTACGAGTGGAGGAGCTGGCTTCCCAGGTGCAGATGGGGCTCTCCACCTTCCATCAGCATTTCCGTCAACTCACCGCCATGAGCCCGCTGCAGTACCAGAAGTGGCTGAGATTGAACGAGGCAAAAAGGTTGATGCTCAACGAGCACATGGATGCTGCGACTGCTGCCTTCAGGGTCGGCTATGAGAGCCCCTCGCAGTTCAGCCGCGAATATGGACGCCAGTTCGGCACTCCGCCCAAACGCGACATCGCAGAGCTGCGGTTAAGTGCAGAAAAATCAGCTGCCACTACACCTGGCATGCTCTGA